TTACATCTCCTGAGGGACCATTATAGTTACTTCCATTTAATAACCATCCTTCTTCAATAGTACTATAATTGCTATTTTCTTTTAAGACCTGACTTTTAAATAAGGTTTGCTCACGTACCCATGTTGCTACAAATATTGTATTTATATTAAGCTCATCCAAAAGATTAATAAATTCCTGCAATTTTTCGAAGCTACTCAAAACATCTGTATGTGTTGGATCTGGAACCCACACTCCTCGAACCACTTTTTCTTGTGGTAACAGAGAAGCTTTTACTGTAAATGATTTACTTTGTCCATTGGCATTTGTTACAATATAGGTGAAATCAGAAGATAAATTGACCTCTTTTCCAGAAACAGGGGATACAGTACAACCATCGGCTATTTTAATTTGTGGAGTAATTTTAGTCAAGTCTGTACCATAGTTAAATGCTATATTTATTTTATCTCCCTCTATTTCCCCTTTTATATGATAATCGGGAATATCAAATGAAAGCATCTCCGGTTGAGTTGTAACAGTCGCTTCATATGAAATAGTTTGATCACCTTTTGTTAATTTGAATATTATAGGTTGTGTAAAGTTATAAGAATAGCCACTTTCTGGTTGCAATGTGGCTCCCTCAGTATATGATACTTCAACCTGTATGGCTTTGAGATTAGTTCCCACAGGAACTATTGCATTTATTTTTCTCGTACTTTGCTCAATATGAGCTTCTATACTCGTTTCTCCAGTTTTTACAATGAATTTTGAAATTAACAAATTCTCAGTTTCCGTTTTTTCTTCTTTTCCTGTATCATCTCCACTACATGAATAACTTATACAACAGGTGAAAAGTAATAAAATAAATAGTAATTTCTTCATAATATTAATGAATTAAAACCGGACCTGAACTTATTCTACATTCAGGTCCGGTATTATGTGTGACACGATTATTTTCCTATTTCAAAAACTAATGCACCATATTCACATACATATCCAAAAACGTAAACTTTATCATTTACGACTTTAACACTATTACATGCAGACACCCATGCGGCACCACTTGTTGCATTGGAAGTTATCGGTTTCTTAAATACGCTTACTTGATCAATACTCTTGTCAGCAAGCGCTTTCATCCCCTCAACATAATTTGTCCCATCAGTCAAAGCTACAATTTCAAGGAATGCTTCATTAGGAGCCCACTCACGATTGATTGTATATGTCAAATAGCGTATTCCATTATATTCAAAGAAGTGTGGATCCATAGCACGTCCTTGAATTGGCATGTCTCTTTCTATCTCAAATTCAACATTAAAGTTCTTATTTAACAATAATGTTCCAGCTGCAGAACCTGTCGCAATAAAATGTTCATTATCATCAGGTATTCCATTAATTCGGGCATATTGACCTAAGCTTAAATCAGAAGAACTTGGAGCTTTATATTGCCCAACCAAATCAATGACTTGAGGTTGTGTCTCCAAATTACTATTTTCTCCTTTCCATACATAGAATTGTCCTTGTTGCGCATTTTGGAATGGAAAGTTTGAAGATATAATATAACCATTAGTTTTAGGATCACCGATAATTGATAAAGCATCCCCTAAGCGTACTCCAGTTGAATTTCCGACAGGGTCTGATATTGTATATTCTAGAACTTTTTCAGGCAATGCATCTACATTTTCCCAACGATAAACAACAAAGCTTTGTGCTTTACTACTTGCCATACTACAAGCATATATATTACCATTGTCTGCCACTCTCACGTCGCTGATAGGCCATGTTACATTCGTTGTTTGAATGACTCCTGTTCCCATATTGAGAGTCTTTAACTCCTTAGTCGCATCTTTGATGTCATAATAATATATGTTATTACCTCCCTCTCTGGAAGCAAAGAATGCATAACGTCCATCAAAATAAGCACCTCTTGTTGTGTTTTTTCCTAACATTGTATTGAGTCCTGAACCTAAGGATTGATCTAAAACAACTTTTGCTGTACTAATCTTCATACCAGCTTCAGAAATCTGTGCTTCAATAGTATATTTTCTTTCTTGATTTCCATTTGCTATTATGATATATTTTTCACCCTCTAATGCAAAATCAATAGTCATTTTGTCATCTGACATTGCTGGAATAGATTCCTTGATAATTGCAGTTGAAGGAGAAATTTCAA
The Bacteroides luhongzhouii DNA segment above includes these coding regions:
- a CDS encoding family 10 glycosylhydrolase; its protein translation is MKKLLFILLLFTCCISYSCSGDDTGKEEKTETENLLISKFIVKTGETSIEAHIEQSTRKINAIVPVGTNLKAIQVEVSYTEGATLQPESGYSYNFTQPIIFKLTKGDQTISYEATVTTQPEMLSFDIPDYHIKGEIEGDKINIAFNYGTDLTKITPQIKIADGCTVSPVSGKEVNLSSDFTYIVTNANGQSKSFTVKASLLPQEKVVRGVWVPDPTHTDVLSSFEKLQEFINLLDELNINTIFVATWVREQTLFKSQVLKENSNYSTIEEGWLLNGSNYNGPSGDVIKDLITQAHNKNIKVFFWFEYGFMRSGGANPSANHPILSVHPDWDGRNNQNLAANYNGTDYYLNSYDINVQEFLIQLMEEAIEKYPEVDGIQGDDRLPASPRNSGYNDKTKQAYKLDTGKDVPNDYSNNDWVKWRLKKLNDFCHTWSQRLRNKKENIVIASSPNPYPWCENNLMQDWPSWIKNNDIDLLSVQCYRETSAAYRSTLDETLEHVRQNTQGNILNPGIYLRNTSEWESIFVEQMQYNRACQTNGETFFFNEGLKRDVNKRVIKSFYTGKAIFPL
- a CDS encoding DUF4623 domain-containing protein, with protein sequence MKHYFTHILCALSLCTVIFTSCSNDDEQSTEPIGVKSVAIINAGENGNVRAEGVLDNDTFRIVVSPLSDLKNMKLEIIPNNGTTVTPVSGTVVDFEANDGKQALVAIKDTEFMKYGIRVTTSANTDGLALLNLKVSGVYNPAINISHVEKKIKLSFSNVIGTKAVLSDFEISPSTAIIKESIPAMSDDKMTIDFALEGEKYIIIANGNQERKYTIEAQISEAGMKISTAKVVLDQSLGSGLNTMLGKNTTRGAYFDGRYAFFASREGGNNIYYYDIKDATKELKTLNMGTGVIQTTNVTWPISDVRVADNGNIYACSMASSKAQSFVVYRWENVDALPEKVLEYTISDPVGNSTGVRLGDALSIIGDPKTNGYIISSNFPFQNAQQGQFYVWKGENSNLETQPQVIDLVGQYKAPSSSDLSLGQYARINGIPDDNEHFIATGSAAGTLLLNKNFNVEFEIERDMPIQGRAMDPHFFEYNGIRYLTYTINREWAPNEAFLEIVALTDGTNYVEGMKALADKSIDQVSVFKKPITSNATSGAAWVSACNSVKVVNDKVYVFGYVCEYGALVFEIGK